ATCCTGCTGACACGTGTGGCCCACGATAAGGCGTTGCCGTTCGAGCCGCTGGTACCGAACGAAACCACCATTGCGGCCATGCGTGAGGCCCGTGCCGGTAACCTCAAGGGCTTCGACAGTGTTGAGGCGCTGATGGCAGGCCTTCATGCGGAGGATTGAGCACACCGGGCAGTTCAAACGCGACTATAAGCGAGAAGCGAAGGGGTCACATCGTGCCACGCTCGATACAGAACTCATGCCCATCGTACAAATTCTCGCCTGTGATCAAGCGCTGGAGCCGCGTCACCGTGATCACGCACTGACGGGGAACTGGAATGACCACCGGGACTGTCACATCAAGCCTGACCTGGTGTTGATCTACCGGAAGCTAAATAACGAGGTGTTACAGCTCGTCCGCCTCGGTTCGCACAGTGAGCTTGGGCTATGATCTAAAGCCATTTCCCGCCACAGAAGGACATACCGATGGCCAGCCCCGAAAAGCGACGTCATCGCGCCAAGCAAAAAGCAAAAGAAGGCCGCATCATCAGGCAGTTTGACAAACGTCTTGCCGCCCTTGATCGGGAAATTGCAGCGCTCGATGCCCGTGACGCTCAGATCAAAAACGAGATCTCGTCCGCCATGATGGCGCAGCTGGTGAATGCGCCTTACACCTATGACGACTGGGCGGAGGATTACCTGGCCGGCATTGATGAGTCGCATCCGTTGTACGACCATCTCAATTGGGGGGATGAGATGCCGGATCCGGCAGACATCATTGCCCTGGCCAGGCAGCTGAATCTGCCCGACTTTTACGAGCAGGCCGAACTGCTGTACCAGCAGGACCAGGCACGCCGACAACCATAAGAAAAACCACTTTTACAGCATCAGACGCATCAGTAAGGACAGTTATTCATGAGTTTACTCGTTCTGCCGACAGGGATGTCGGTTCGCCCTGCAGAGCCTACACTGGATCGTGAAGGGCAGTCCCACGGATATATTTTTCGGGATACCGTGCTCGGTGATGTGGGTATGTTGCTGGTCCGTATCTGGATGGATGTCAAAAATCCGGCGGCCACTACCGGCTTTTTTCATGTCGAAGCCATGGGCGAGCCGGACGATCCCATGACGGCCAGGCGAAAAGCCTGCTTTGACAGCGTGGCGGATGAGATAACCACCGTGCTGAATGCCCTGCCCGCCTTCAACACCATTGAGGATGTCACCGCAATCCTTCCCGACACCAGCACCACGGTCCGCCCCCTGCACTATCGTCGGCAGCAGAGCAAGGCCCTACTGTGTGCGAAATGCCACCAGGATGCAGTCATGCTCTATTACTCCGACGCCCGGAGCCCGGCTGAATTTTACGATGTGGCACGCCATAGCTACGCCGCTGTGGCCCTAGCCAGCGAGATGGGAGCAGGCCTGGTCGCCTGGGTGGTAGGAGAGGAAACCACGTCACTCAGTGATGACGAGCGGTACTTCCCAGTGATGCAGTTCTACCCCGAATACGCGCCGGTACGCATGTACTCAAAACAGGAAATCGCTCAGCTGACCAGCGCTGCTGTGCGCAGGCACTGTCCGCCGACCATCGTGTCTCATTAAGCCGCCCCAACCCTCTGTCCCGCCGTCAGGCTTGATGCAGGACGGCACTACTGCTTTGTTCCGATACAGGGCTGTCTCCCCAACTTCCGCCCCACAATCCAGATCCAATCCTATCAGGAGCAGTCGGCATAGCCTGAATGCATTGGGAGCCCACCCGCGCGCCTCAAGCTGATCCTCCTGACCTTCCCGATACGCCGGAAAACCAGAAATTTCCGCCACGCCCCTGACGACTAAAGCAGTCTTGTCACCCGTCACGATCTGGCCATTCAGTCGCCATGTAGCGCGTCGATCAGTGGGCACGGCAAGCGTTCCCGCCCCATGTCAACAGCTTAACGTCCCAATCCGCCCGTTTCGTGAGCAGGCCCCAGGTACAACACCTGGGAGAATAGGGTATTTATTTGTTTGTTTGTTTGTTTGTTTGTTTTGATATAATGAGATTATCACGTGATGGAGGATCGGTTATGCGCCCTGCTGAGTTTTCCCCGGAAGAGATCATCGCTGCTGGCGAAGCCCTGGTGGCCGCTGGTCGCAATGTGACCGGCTTCGCCCTACGGCAGAAGGTCGGTGGCGGCAACCCCAATCGGCTCAAACAAGTGTGGGATGAGTCGCAGGCGGAAGTTGAGTTGCTGGAAAGGCAGCTCAGTGAAGCGCGAACTCATGGACAGGCACAGGCTGTCGAGTTGGCTCAGCTACGTGAGCGTTTGGCAGCGTCTGAACAAGCGGTAAAGGTTGCGGCGGAAACTCATGCTCAAGAGCTGGAGCAGGCACACTCTGACATGAAGGCGGTGCGGGCCGAGCTAGATACAGCTCGTCGAGAAGCAGCCGAAAAGATCGAAACGCTGCGGGGTGAGTTGGCCGAGCACAAGGCCAGGGCGGCGGCAGATGCTAAGGTGCACGCCGATTACCGGGCGAGGGTGGAGCAGGATACCGCACGAATGACCGAGATGCTGAATCAGACTAAAGAGGCGCTGGAAGCGGCGCGGCATGATGCGGCAGCCGCCCGTGAATCTACTGCAAAGCTCTCAGGTCAGTGGGAGGTGATGCAGGCTCAGAATGCCACTCTACTGGCTGCTGTCCAGCTGCGGTCTGATCAGGGTGCGGGTGGAAAATAACTCCATTGCCTGATGCCTCCACTGCCATCACACCACAATCCAATCCTCTGTCCCGCCGTCAGGCTTGATGCAGGACGGCACCACTGCTTTGTTCCGAGATATGTATTTCAGGCACGGGAGTGTCATGCATTTGCCCTTTGAGCTCAATCCGCAAATCATCTACAGTCAGGCTGGCTCCATCGGTAAGGCCATCACTGAGTTGTTGATGAACTCAGTGGATGCCCAGGCCACCACGGTCACGCTGACACTCGACAAGACCGGCTTCCGCTGCAGGGATGCATGCCGGTCGAGGTAGAAAGTCGAGATATGAAAATCGCGATCGTCAAAGCCTATAACTATGGGATCGATTCCCTGAATGAATCGGGGGACCCGAGCAAGCGCTACAAGCACAAGCTGGAACGGCTAGCTGCCTTAGATGTGCGGAGCCACCTAAGCCGATTGAGGGGATACACACGGCACCGGGACAACGAACTCCTCATCCTGCTGTAGAAAAGGCAGGGTGGCTCAACGTGGACTCCTATAGAGTGTGAGCTTCCTCCGGTTGGTACTATGGGAACACAAGATTGAATAGCTGGGAACGGCGCGGGATTAGCGGTGACTACCTCACAGGGAAAGACCCGCAAGCTCTGAAATCCTGGCTGGATGCCGAACAGTTAACTCATTGGCAGCGGATCTACCCACCGGATGCGGTTATGCAGAAGCTACGCGAACGACTTGAGAAGGAGAGCCTAGATGGCAACGGCGACACCACCGACTGAGACCACGTCTGACAAAAACGAAATGGGCTCAAGAATCGAGTGCGATCACTGCTACGACTATTTCTCTCCAGAGTTCATGGTGTATATGGATGGCATCGCAGACGGTCAGACCTGGTGCAAGAACTGCCATGAGGAGTTTGGTGTATTCTGCGGGCGGCTGGATCGTTAAATAGGCCCGTGTGGATATTGGAGCGCTTCGTGCTGAAGTGGATTGATTGATTAATCAAAGCACGCCGCGTAAAACTTGCTCTACATTAATTCAAGCAGGCTAGAACCCCAGTTCATGGGCAGGCCTATTTGAGCCAGCCTCAAAGGCAAATACGGGCCAAGCCTTAGCATTTCCCTCTACAGCCATGTTGTATTCAGCTTCGCTCGCTGGAATACGATTATCCACCAAGAAATAGCCGATTAGCGGTTTGCGAAGTCTAATCCTTTTGGGTTTCCCAGCCCCATCCTCATCTAACTCGTAATCGGTAACGATTAAGGCTTGTTGATCTTCACTAAGGTGCGGATTAGGTCTCAGTTCAAGTTCGACTATCTGCTCCCACTCAACATCAAACTCAGGTGGAATACCTCTACAGCGCTCAAAAGCCGGGGCGCTCTCTCCCCAGTCCTTCGTGGACTTAGAGGGTTTGACCACTTTGGGTGTGCTTTTAAATCGACCAATGAGGAAATCACGATACGCCAAGCTATCCCAGCAAAACGCGCGTACGTGGTAACGGTTGTTAACGAACGCGATTGCCGTAGGCGTTAGCCGTCGGCCACGCCCCTTAGGTGAATTCATCGAAGCAACCACGGCTTCGATAGACCGCTGGTGTTCGATGGCCGAGAGCAACCGGGCTAGGACGCACAGATTGTGGCGGCGCGTCAGCATCGGCATTTCGGTGGCGTGGGCGGCCACGGGCGGCGCGTACTCTTCTATGGTCTGCCACTGTAAATCCGCTTCGGACAGCAAAACCGGCTCAAAGCTTTCAGAGGGTTGATGGTAGGGAATACCTAACTGATATTGCTTTACCGCCTTCGGAGCGATTTGCTGATAAAGTTTTATGTCTTTCTGAGCCTGGGGACGCGAGATCCCAAAGGTCTCCATCAGCATGGTCGTAGTTAACCGTCTCTCCCAGAGTAACTGGCGTTCGATATAACACAGGCGCAGCCACTGCGGGTGCGAATACGCTCCAGCTTCAAGTCGCTTACTGGCCAAATCCGTCACGGAGACTGCTTGCTTGTCTGACGCGATCGCGGGTTTGATGTACTGCGAATACTGCATCTAGCGGCCCTTCCACTCTCGCCTAATGACTCATACCACAGCAGTGTAAGTGGATACTGTATAAACATCTACTACCTATATTTAATATATAGATGTATAAAATATAGATACTTTGGCGGTCTGCAGTGCTCCTCTACGTGGACTAAGAACGTAACGACAGCGCATAGGGTGATTCAGTGAGCTTTGCCACTCTCAATACCAATCTGTTTAAACCCATATCGGGTGAGAACGGGCGGTCGATGCTCTCGTGCCTCCCCGGGACATGGCCATCCGTCAGCATGACAGGTCGGTGCCACTTCAGGTGTGGCCGTTGCCGTGGCACGGCGATCAGTGGCCCTGCAAGGTGCCGGATGCGAAAGGAAGCTGGACGCATGTCCTATCCACGCCAGCCGAAACCACCGATACGTCCGTCCTCTAACGCCTACCCCAACCCTCTGCCCCGCCGTCAGGCTTGATGCAGGACGGCACCACCGCTTTGTTCCGATACTCCCGTGCGATATGTATTCAGGCACGGGAGGTGTCATGCAACTGCCCTTTGAACTTGATCCGCAGATCATCCATCACATCATCTACAGCCAGGCCGGCTCCATCGGCAAGGCCATCATTGAGCTGCTGATGAACTCGGTGGATGCCAAAGCCTCCACGGTCACGCTGACACTGGACAAGACCGGCTTCCGCTGCCGGGATGACGGTGCCGGCTTCGCCAGCCGTGAGGATGTTATTCAGTACTTTGGTCGCTTCGGGACACCCCATGTGGAGGGGGACGCCACCTTTGGTCGCTTCCGCCTGGGGCGGGGCCAGATCATGGCACATGCCCGTACAATCTGGCGTTCCAATGGCTGGCAGATGCGGGTCGATACCCGCACCATGGGTTACCACTATGATCTGGAGCAGTGCGCCGCTGAACGGGGCTGCGCCATTGAGGGAGACTGGTATGACCCCCTGAGCGAAGAGGAGCTGATGTCCACAATACAGGAGATTCGCGACCTGGTGCGCTATACCCCGATTCAGATCGTACTCAACGAGCGCGTGATCTCTCGTGATCCGCGCCTTGAACAGTGGGACTATGAAGACGACATGGCCTACTACCGGGTCAGGGACGACGGGGCGGTCGGCATCTATAATCTGGGGGTGCTGGTCCGTCACGATCCGGGGCATGTGTTTGGCGCCGGTGGTCTGATCGTTTCCAAACAGGCTATTGATCTGAACGTCTCCCGTACCGAGATCCTGCGTAAGAGCTGTCCGGTGTGGAAAAAGATCGCGGCGCAGTTTGGCAAACTGACCGCCGAACTGACACAGCGCAGCGCCCATCGTAAAACCGAATCACGCAGAGAGCAGACGGCCAGGCAGTTGATGTCCGGGCATGCTGAGCTGGTGCGGCTGTACCACCATGAGGAGGTGATTACCCTCCTGCCGGGCAAACGTCATGTCAGCCTGGCACACTTTCTGCGCCATTGCTGGAGTGGTACGCAAGAGGGGAGCGTGTACAGCGTGGCCAGCTCTTCAGGTGTTCCTCGGGGAGAAGCCATTGCCAGTGCAGGCATCTGTACCATCGTTCATCCCCAGACCCTGACCCGCTTTGGGTGCTACAACGACACAGAGTTTCAGGAGGTACTGGTAAACATCCTGCACCTGGTTGCCGAGCGTGATCACGAGGGCCACCTCAACCTCGATCCCCCCGCCCTGTTGGATTTTAAGGTGTTGCATCAGGCGTTTGTTGAACGCACTCAGCTACTCTCAGAAAAAAGCCTGGATAAAGAAACCCGACGCGCCTGGGTCGCGCTGCGCTGGTGTCTGGTGCAGTACGCCCGGCTTTGTACAGGCTACGCCAACCGCTTTCATATCGTGCTCGGTGAATCGTCCTCAGCAGAGGCCTGGACCGACGGCGAAAGCTATATTGCTATTGATCGCAAGGTCGTGCAGCGGTTGAAG
This genomic interval from Pokkaliibacter sp. MBI-7 contains the following:
- a CDS encoding type II toxin-antitoxin system YafQ family toxin, producing the protein MRRIEHTGQFKRDYKREAKGSHRATLDTELMPIVQILACDQALEPRHRDHALTGNWNDHRDCHIKPDLVLIYRKLNNEVLQLVRLGSHSELGL
- a CDS encoding type II toxin-antitoxin system RelB/DinJ family antitoxin, which codes for MSANAVVRARIDAHIKEEASTVLATMGLTVSDAFRILLTRVAHDKALPFEPLVPNETTIAAMREARAGNLKGFDSVEALMAGLHAED
- a CDS encoding DNA-binding protein; protein product: MRPAEFSPEEIIAAGEALVAAGRNVTGFALRQKVGGGNPNRLKQVWDESQAEVELLERQLSEARTHGQAQAVELAQLRERLAASEQAVKVAAETHAQELEQAHSDMKAVRAELDTARREAAEKIETLRGELAEHKARAAADAKVHADYRARVEQDTARMTEMLNQTKEALEAARHDAAAARESTAKLSGQWEVMQAQNATLLAAVQLRSDQGAGGK
- a CDS encoding WYL domain-containing protein yields the protein MQYSQYIKPAIASDKQAVSVTDLASKRLEAGAYSHPQWLRLCYIERQLLWERRLTTTMLMETFGISRPQAQKDIKLYQQIAPKAVKQYQLGIPYHQPSESFEPVLLSEADLQWQTIEEYAPPVAAHATEMPMLTRRHNLCVLARLLSAIEHQRSIEAVVASMNSPKGRGRRLTPTAIAFVNNRYHVRAFCWDSLAYRDFLIGRFKSTPKVVKPSKSTKDWGESAPAFERCRGIPPEFDVEWEQIVELELRPNPHLSEDQQALIVTDYELDEDGAGKPKRIRLRKPLIGYFLVDNRIPASEAEYNMAVEGNAKAWPVFAFEAGSNRPAHELGF
- a CDS encoding ATP-binding protein — encoded protein: MQLPFELDPQIIHHIIYSQAGSIGKAIIELLMNSVDAKASTVTLTLDKTGFRCRDDGAGFASREDVIQYFGRFGTPHVEGDATFGRFRLGRGQIMAHARTIWRSNGWQMRVDTRTMGYHYDLEQCAAERGCAIEGDWYDPLSEEELMSTIQEIRDLVRYTPIQIVLNERVISRDPRLEQWDYEDDMAYYRVRDDGAVGIYNLGVLVRHDPGHVFGAGGLIVSKQAIDLNVSRTEILRKSCPVWKKIAAQFGKLTAELTQRSAHRKTESRREQTARQLMSGHAELVRLYHHEEVITLLPGKRHVSLAHFLRHCWSGTQEGSVYSVASSSGVPRGEAIASAGICTIVHPQTLTRFGCYNDTEFQEVLVNILHLVAERDHEGHLNLDPPALLDFKVLHQAFVERTQLLSEKSLDKETRRAWVALRWCLVQYARLCTGYANRFHIVLGESSSAEAWTDGESYIAIDRKVVQRLKGHPLQTAAYIFNLVEHELAHEGDSMDCGHDEAFYQRFHDLTITHSQDRQRHLHQFLRRYTDSMTRADTYKPRSEAWRGRHLVDLASRRRQTRDMSPAIESISEGEAMLLASPPDENLALITQVNARLQQVQAPPPDWHAVLLQAQKAQVQRAIIEQQQQQQRQQQWEEEQAAWRASNAEFEAMQQAERTRLDHLRAQLANIPELDQDTLKEALDYWECMCETPDTLDEAMKQLASQPWAIFWPEQEQENEPTPESYIPEEVRHLLQPGETWWSIQRNAAAAGFYREADYLRWREQQD